From a single Peromyscus maniculatus bairdii isolate BWxNUB_F1_BW_parent chromosome 4, HU_Pman_BW_mat_3.1, whole genome shotgun sequence genomic region:
- the Ralgds gene encoding ral guanine nucleotide dissociation stimulator isoform X7, giving the protein MVQRMWAETAGPVGGAEPLFPGSRRSRSVWDAVRLEVGVPDSCPVVLHSFTQLDPDLPRLESSTQEIGEELINGVIYSISLRKVQLHQGATKGQRWLGCENESALNLYETCKVRTVKAGTLEKLVEHLVPAFQGSDLSYVTIFLCTYRAFTTTQQVLDLLFKSRYGRCDALTASSRYGCILPYSSEDGGPQDQLKNAISSILGTWLDQYSEDFCQPPDFPCLRQLVAYVQLNMPGSDLERRAHLLLAQLEDLEPSEAEPEALSPAPVLSLKPASQLEPAPALLLTSSPVAASAREPEPAPASEPDPVPEPPARASSPVAAPASEPEPAPAPPPEPEPSLAPAPELEPPLLQTLELEPAPVPAPALEPSWPLPGATENGLDVKPHLLLFPPDLVAEQFTLMDAELFKKVVPYHCLGSIWSQRDKKGKEHLAPTIRATVAQFNNVANCVITTCLGDQSMKAPDRARVVEHWIEVARECRVLKNFSSLYAILSALQSNAIHRLKKTWEEVSRDSFRVFQKLSEIFSDENNYSLSRELLIKEGTSKFATLEMNPRRAQRRQKETGVIQGTVPYLGTFLTDLVMLDTAMKDYLYGRLINFEKRRKEFEVIAQIKLLQSACNNYSIAPEEHFGAWFRAMERLSEAESYNLSCELEPPSESASNTLRSKKSTAIVKRWSDRQAPSTELSTSSSAHSKSCDQLRCGPYLGSGDITDALSVHSAGSSSSDVEEINMSFVPESPDGQEKKQVGDCCIIRVSLDVDNGNMYKSILVTSQDKAPTVIRKAMDKHNLDEDEPEDYELVQIISEDHKLKIPENANVFYAMNSTANYDFILKKRTFTKGVKVKHGASSTLPRMKQKGLKIAKGIF; this is encoded by the exons AGCTCTACGCAGGAGATTGGGGAGGAGCTGATCAACGGGGTCATCTACTCCATCTCCCTGCGCAAGGTGCAGCTACACCAGGGAGCCACCAAGGGCCAGCGCTGGCTGGGG TGTGAGAATGAGTCGGCCCTGAACCTCTATGAGACCTGCAAAGTGCGCACAGTGAAGGCCGGCACTCTGGAGAAGCTGGTGGAGCACCTGGTGCCTGCCTTCCAGGGCAGTGACCTTTCCTACGTCACCATCTTCCTGTGCACCTACAGAGccttcaccaccacccagcaggtgCTAGACCTGCTCTTCAAGAG CAGGTACGGTAGATGTGACGCCCTCACGGCCTCCTCTAGATATGGCTGCATCCTCCCGTACTCCAGTGAGGACGGTGGACCGCAGGACCAACTCAAAAA TGCCATCTCCTCCATCCTGGGCACCTGGCTGGACCAGTACTCGGAGGATTTCTGCCAGCCTCCGGACTTCCCCTGCCTCAGGCAGCTGGTGGCTTACGTGCAGCTCAACATGCCCGGCTCAGACCTCGAGCGCCGTGCCCACCTTCTTCTGGCCCAGCTGGAGGACCTGGAGCCCAGTGAGGCTGAGCCTGAGG ccctgtctccagctccagtgCTCTCTCTGAAACCAGCTTCGCAGCTAGAGCCAGCTCCAGCCCTGCTTCTGACATCCAGCCCCGTGGCGGCATCGGCCcgggagccagagccagcacCAGCCTCGGAGCCGGATCCGGTCCCAGAACCACCAGCACGGGCATCCAGCCCAGTGGCGGCACCAGCTTCTGAGCCGGAGCCAGCTCCAGCGCCACCTCCAGAGCCTGAGCCGTCCCTAGCACCGGCTCCGGAGCTGGAGCCGCCTCTCTTGCAGACTCTAGAGCTTGAGCCCGCTCCTGTGCCAGCTCCTGCACTAGAGCCGTCCTGGCCTCTGCCTGGAGCCACAGAGAATGGACTGGATGTGAAGCCTCACCTCCTGCTCTTCCCTCCAGACCTGGTGGCCGAGCAGTTTACACTGATGGACGCC GAACTATTCAAGAAAGTGGTGCCCTACCACTGCCTGGGCTCCATCTGGTCCCAGCGGGACAAGAAGGGCAAGGAGCACCTCGCGCCTACCATCCGTGCCACCGTCGCCCAGTTCAACAACGTGGCCAACTGTGTCATTACTACCTGCCTTGGGGACCAGAGCATGAAGGCCCCGGACAGGGCCCGGGTGGTGGAACACTGGATCGAGGTGGCCAGG GAGTGCAGAGTGCTCAagaatttctcctccctctacgcCATCCtctctgctctacagagcaaTGCCATCCACCGCCTAAAGAAGACCTGGGAAGAGGTCTCCAG GGACAGTTTTCGAGTGTTCCAGAAACTGTCGGAGATTTTCTCTGATGAGAACAACTACTCACTGAGCAGAGAGCTACTCATCAAG GAGGGGACCTCCAAGTTCGCCACACTGGAAATGAACCCTAGGAGAGCCCAGAGGCGGCAGAAGGAGACG GGTGTCATCCAGGGCACTGTCCCCTACCTGGGCACATTCCTCACTGACCTGGTGATGCTGGACACTGCCATGAAGGACTATCTGTAT GGAAGACTCATCAACTTcgaaaagagaaggaag GAGTTCGAAGTGATCGCCCAGATCAAGCTGCTGCAGTCCGCCTGCAACAATTACAGCATTGCTCCCGAGGAGCACTTTGGAGCCTGGTTCCGAGCCATGGAACGGCTCAGTGAGGCTGAGAG CTACAACCTCTCGTGTGAGCTGGAGCCCCCGTCCGAGTCAGCCAGCAACACCCTCAGGAGCAAGAAAAGCACGGCCATCGTCAAGCGCTGGAGCGA CCGCCAGGCTCCCAGCACGGAGCTCAGTACCAGTAGCAGTGCCCACTCCAAGTCCTGTGACCAGCTCCGGTGCGGCCCCTACCTCGGCAGCGGGGACATCACTGACGCCCTCAGTGTGCACTCAGCTGGTTCTTCTAGCTCTGACGTGGAAGAAATCAACATGAGCTTTGTCCCAGAGTCTCCTGATGGCCAGGAAAAGAAG CAGGTGGGCGACTGCTGCATCATTCGGGTCAGCCTGGATGTGGACAACGGGAACATGTACAAGAGCATCCTG GTGACCAGCCAGGATAAGGCCCCGACCGTCATCCGAAAAGCCATGGACAAACACAACCTGGATGAGGACGAGCCAGAGGACTACGAGCTGGTACAGATCATCTCAGAAGATCACA AGCTGAAGATTCCAGAAAACGCCAACGTGTTCTATGCCATGAACTCTACCGCCAACTATGACTTTATCCTAAAGAAGCGGACCTTCACCAAGGGGGTTAAGGTCAAGCATGGAGCCAGCTCCACTCTCCCTCGTATGAAGCAGAAAGGACTCAAGATTGCCAAAGGCATCTTCTAA
- the Ralgds gene encoding ral guanine nucleotide dissociation stimulator isoform X8, which translates to MVQRMWAETAGPVGGAEPLFPGSRRSRSVWDAVRLEVGVPDSCPVVLHSFTQLDPDLPRLESSTQEIGEELINGVIYSISLRKVQLHQGATKGQRWLGCENESALNLYETCKVRTVKAGTLEKLVEHLVPAFQGSDLSYVTIFLCTYRAFTTTQQVLDLLFKSRYGRCDALTASSRYGCILPYSSEDGGPQDQLKNAISSILGTWLDQYSEDFCQPPDFPCLRQLVAYVQLNMPGSDLERRAHLLLAQLEDLEPSEAEPEALSPAPVLSLKPASQLEPAPALLLTSSPVAASAREPEPAPASEPDPVPEPPARASSPVAAPASEPEPAPAPPPEPEPSLAPAPELEPPLLQTLELEPAPVPAPALEPSWPLPGATENGLDVKPHLLLFPPDLVAEQFTLMDAELFKKVVPYHCLGSIWSQRDKKGKEHLAPTIRATVAQFNNVANCVITTCLGDQSMKAPDRARVVEHWIEVARECRVLKNFSSLYAILSALQSNAIHRLKKTWEEVSRDSFRVFQKLSEIFSDENNYSLSRELLIKEGTSKFATLEMNPRRAQRRQKETGVIQGTVPYLGTFLTDLVMLDTAMKDYLYGRLINFEKRRKEFEVIAQIKLLQSACNNYSIAPEEHFGAWFRAMERLSEAESYNLSCELEPPSESASNTLRSKKSTAIVKRWSDRQAPSTELSTSSSAHSKSCDQLRCGPYLGSGDITDALSVHSAGSSSSDVEEINMSFVPESPDGQEKKVGDCCIIRVSLDVDNGNMYKSILVTSQDKAPTVIRKAMDKHNLDEDEPEDYELVQIISEDHKLKIPENANVFYAMNSTANYDFILKKRTFTKGVKVKHGASSTLPRMKQKGLKIAKGIF; encoded by the exons AGCTCTACGCAGGAGATTGGGGAGGAGCTGATCAACGGGGTCATCTACTCCATCTCCCTGCGCAAGGTGCAGCTACACCAGGGAGCCACCAAGGGCCAGCGCTGGCTGGGG TGTGAGAATGAGTCGGCCCTGAACCTCTATGAGACCTGCAAAGTGCGCACAGTGAAGGCCGGCACTCTGGAGAAGCTGGTGGAGCACCTGGTGCCTGCCTTCCAGGGCAGTGACCTTTCCTACGTCACCATCTTCCTGTGCACCTACAGAGccttcaccaccacccagcaggtgCTAGACCTGCTCTTCAAGAG CAGGTACGGTAGATGTGACGCCCTCACGGCCTCCTCTAGATATGGCTGCATCCTCCCGTACTCCAGTGAGGACGGTGGACCGCAGGACCAACTCAAAAA TGCCATCTCCTCCATCCTGGGCACCTGGCTGGACCAGTACTCGGAGGATTTCTGCCAGCCTCCGGACTTCCCCTGCCTCAGGCAGCTGGTGGCTTACGTGCAGCTCAACATGCCCGGCTCAGACCTCGAGCGCCGTGCCCACCTTCTTCTGGCCCAGCTGGAGGACCTGGAGCCCAGTGAGGCTGAGCCTGAGG ccctgtctccagctccagtgCTCTCTCTGAAACCAGCTTCGCAGCTAGAGCCAGCTCCAGCCCTGCTTCTGACATCCAGCCCCGTGGCGGCATCGGCCcgggagccagagccagcacCAGCCTCGGAGCCGGATCCGGTCCCAGAACCACCAGCACGGGCATCCAGCCCAGTGGCGGCACCAGCTTCTGAGCCGGAGCCAGCTCCAGCGCCACCTCCAGAGCCTGAGCCGTCCCTAGCACCGGCTCCGGAGCTGGAGCCGCCTCTCTTGCAGACTCTAGAGCTTGAGCCCGCTCCTGTGCCAGCTCCTGCACTAGAGCCGTCCTGGCCTCTGCCTGGAGCCACAGAGAATGGACTGGATGTGAAGCCTCACCTCCTGCTCTTCCCTCCAGACCTGGTGGCCGAGCAGTTTACACTGATGGACGCC GAACTATTCAAGAAAGTGGTGCCCTACCACTGCCTGGGCTCCATCTGGTCCCAGCGGGACAAGAAGGGCAAGGAGCACCTCGCGCCTACCATCCGTGCCACCGTCGCCCAGTTCAACAACGTGGCCAACTGTGTCATTACTACCTGCCTTGGGGACCAGAGCATGAAGGCCCCGGACAGGGCCCGGGTGGTGGAACACTGGATCGAGGTGGCCAGG GAGTGCAGAGTGCTCAagaatttctcctccctctacgcCATCCtctctgctctacagagcaaTGCCATCCACCGCCTAAAGAAGACCTGGGAAGAGGTCTCCAG GGACAGTTTTCGAGTGTTCCAGAAACTGTCGGAGATTTTCTCTGATGAGAACAACTACTCACTGAGCAGAGAGCTACTCATCAAG GAGGGGACCTCCAAGTTCGCCACACTGGAAATGAACCCTAGGAGAGCCCAGAGGCGGCAGAAGGAGACG GGTGTCATCCAGGGCACTGTCCCCTACCTGGGCACATTCCTCACTGACCTGGTGATGCTGGACACTGCCATGAAGGACTATCTGTAT GGAAGACTCATCAACTTcgaaaagagaaggaag GAGTTCGAAGTGATCGCCCAGATCAAGCTGCTGCAGTCCGCCTGCAACAATTACAGCATTGCTCCCGAGGAGCACTTTGGAGCCTGGTTCCGAGCCATGGAACGGCTCAGTGAGGCTGAGAG CTACAACCTCTCGTGTGAGCTGGAGCCCCCGTCCGAGTCAGCCAGCAACACCCTCAGGAGCAAGAAAAGCACGGCCATCGTCAAGCGCTGGAGCGA CCGCCAGGCTCCCAGCACGGAGCTCAGTACCAGTAGCAGTGCCCACTCCAAGTCCTGTGACCAGCTCCGGTGCGGCCCCTACCTCGGCAGCGGGGACATCACTGACGCCCTCAGTGTGCACTCAGCTGGTTCTTCTAGCTCTGACGTGGAAGAAATCAACATGAGCTTTGTCCCAGAGTCTCCTGATGGCCAGGAAAAGAAG GTGGGCGACTGCTGCATCATTCGGGTCAGCCTGGATGTGGACAACGGGAACATGTACAAGAGCATCCTG GTGACCAGCCAGGATAAGGCCCCGACCGTCATCCGAAAAGCCATGGACAAACACAACCTGGATGAGGACGAGCCAGAGGACTACGAGCTGGTACAGATCATCTCAGAAGATCACA AGCTGAAGATTCCAGAAAACGCCAACGTGTTCTATGCCATGAACTCTACCGCCAACTATGACTTTATCCTAAAGAAGCGGACCTTCACCAAGGGGGTTAAGGTCAAGCATGGAGCCAGCTCCACTCTCCCTCGTATGAAGCAGAAAGGACTCAAGATTGCCAAAGGCATCTTCTAA
- the Ralgds gene encoding ral guanine nucleotide dissociation stimulator isoform X1 yields MVQRMWAETAGPVGGAEPLFPGSRRSRSVWDAVRLEVGVPDSCPVVLHSFTQLDPDLPRLESSTQEIGEELINGVIYSISLRKVQLHQGATKGQRWLGCENESALNLYETCKVRTVKAGTLEKLVEHLVPAFQGSDLSYVTIFLCTYRAFTTTQQVLDLLFKSRYGRCDALTASSRYGCILPYSSEDGGPQDQLKNAISSILGTWLDQYSEDFCQPPDFPCLRQLVAYVQLNMPGSDLERRAHLLLAQLEDLEPSEAEPEALSPAPVLSLKPASQLEPAPALLLTSSPVAASAREPEPAPASEPDPVPEPPARASSPVAAPASEPEPAPAPPPEPEPSLAPAPELEPPLLQTLELEPAPVPAPALEPSWPLPGATENGLDVKPHLLLFPPDLVAEQFTLMDAELFKKVVPYHCLGSIWSQRDKKGKEHLAPTIRATVAQFNNVANCVITTCLGDQSMKAPDRARVVEHWIEVARECRVLKNFSSLYAILSALQSNAIHRLKKTWEEVSRDSFRVFQKLSEIFSDENNYSLSRELLIKEGTSKFATLEMNPRRAQRRQKETGVIQGTVPYLGTFLTDLVMLDTAMKDYLYGRLINFEKRRKEFEVIAQIKLLQSACNNYSIAPEEHFGAWFRAMERLSEAESYNLSCELEPPSESASNTLRSKKSTAIVKRWSDRQAPSTELSTSSSAHSKSCDQLRCGPYLGSGDITDALSVHSAGSSSSDVEEINMSFVPESPDGQEKKFWESASQSSPETSGISSASSSTSSSSASTTPVSTTRTHKRSVSGVCSYSSSLPLYNQQVGDCCIIRVSLDVDNGNMYKSILVTSQDKAPTVIRKAMDKHNLDEDEPEDYELVQIISEDHKLKIPENANVFYAMNSTANYDFILKKRTFTKGVKVKHGASSTLPRMKQKGLKIAKGIF; encoded by the exons AGCTCTACGCAGGAGATTGGGGAGGAGCTGATCAACGGGGTCATCTACTCCATCTCCCTGCGCAAGGTGCAGCTACACCAGGGAGCCACCAAGGGCCAGCGCTGGCTGGGG TGTGAGAATGAGTCGGCCCTGAACCTCTATGAGACCTGCAAAGTGCGCACAGTGAAGGCCGGCACTCTGGAGAAGCTGGTGGAGCACCTGGTGCCTGCCTTCCAGGGCAGTGACCTTTCCTACGTCACCATCTTCCTGTGCACCTACAGAGccttcaccaccacccagcaggtgCTAGACCTGCTCTTCAAGAG CAGGTACGGTAGATGTGACGCCCTCACGGCCTCCTCTAGATATGGCTGCATCCTCCCGTACTCCAGTGAGGACGGTGGACCGCAGGACCAACTCAAAAA TGCCATCTCCTCCATCCTGGGCACCTGGCTGGACCAGTACTCGGAGGATTTCTGCCAGCCTCCGGACTTCCCCTGCCTCAGGCAGCTGGTGGCTTACGTGCAGCTCAACATGCCCGGCTCAGACCTCGAGCGCCGTGCCCACCTTCTTCTGGCCCAGCTGGAGGACCTGGAGCCCAGTGAGGCTGAGCCTGAGG ccctgtctccagctccagtgCTCTCTCTGAAACCAGCTTCGCAGCTAGAGCCAGCTCCAGCCCTGCTTCTGACATCCAGCCCCGTGGCGGCATCGGCCcgggagccagagccagcacCAGCCTCGGAGCCGGATCCGGTCCCAGAACCACCAGCACGGGCATCCAGCCCAGTGGCGGCACCAGCTTCTGAGCCGGAGCCAGCTCCAGCGCCACCTCCAGAGCCTGAGCCGTCCCTAGCACCGGCTCCGGAGCTGGAGCCGCCTCTCTTGCAGACTCTAGAGCTTGAGCCCGCTCCTGTGCCAGCTCCTGCACTAGAGCCGTCCTGGCCTCTGCCTGGAGCCACAGAGAATGGACTGGATGTGAAGCCTCACCTCCTGCTCTTCCCTCCAGACCTGGTGGCCGAGCAGTTTACACTGATGGACGCC GAACTATTCAAGAAAGTGGTGCCCTACCACTGCCTGGGCTCCATCTGGTCCCAGCGGGACAAGAAGGGCAAGGAGCACCTCGCGCCTACCATCCGTGCCACCGTCGCCCAGTTCAACAACGTGGCCAACTGTGTCATTACTACCTGCCTTGGGGACCAGAGCATGAAGGCCCCGGACAGGGCCCGGGTGGTGGAACACTGGATCGAGGTGGCCAGG GAGTGCAGAGTGCTCAagaatttctcctccctctacgcCATCCtctctgctctacagagcaaTGCCATCCACCGCCTAAAGAAGACCTGGGAAGAGGTCTCCAG GGACAGTTTTCGAGTGTTCCAGAAACTGTCGGAGATTTTCTCTGATGAGAACAACTACTCACTGAGCAGAGAGCTACTCATCAAG GAGGGGACCTCCAAGTTCGCCACACTGGAAATGAACCCTAGGAGAGCCCAGAGGCGGCAGAAGGAGACG GGTGTCATCCAGGGCACTGTCCCCTACCTGGGCACATTCCTCACTGACCTGGTGATGCTGGACACTGCCATGAAGGACTATCTGTAT GGAAGACTCATCAACTTcgaaaagagaaggaag GAGTTCGAAGTGATCGCCCAGATCAAGCTGCTGCAGTCCGCCTGCAACAATTACAGCATTGCTCCCGAGGAGCACTTTGGAGCCTGGTTCCGAGCCATGGAACGGCTCAGTGAGGCTGAGAG CTACAACCTCTCGTGTGAGCTGGAGCCCCCGTCCGAGTCAGCCAGCAACACCCTCAGGAGCAAGAAAAGCACGGCCATCGTCAAGCGCTGGAGCGA CCGCCAGGCTCCCAGCACGGAGCTCAGTACCAGTAGCAGTGCCCACTCCAAGTCCTGTGACCAGCTCCGGTGCGGCCCCTACCTCGGCAGCGGGGACATCACTGACGCCCTCAGTGTGCACTCAGCTGGTTCTTCTAGCTCTGACGTGGAAGAAATCAACATGAGCTTTGTCCCAGAGTCTCCTGATGGCCAGGAAAAGAAG TTCTGGGAGTCAGCCTCCCAGTCATCCCCAGAGACCTCTGGCATCAgctcagcctccagcagcacctCCTCTTCATCAGCCTCTACCACACCCGTGTCTACCACACGTACCCACAAGCGCTCCGTCTCAGGGGTCTGCAGCTACAGCTCCTCACTGCCACTCTATAACCAGCAGGTGGGCGACTGCTGCATCATTCGGGTCAGCCTGGATGTGGACAACGGGAACATGTACAAGAGCATCCTG GTGACCAGCCAGGATAAGGCCCCGACCGTCATCCGAAAAGCCATGGACAAACACAACCTGGATGAGGACGAGCCAGAGGACTACGAGCTGGTACAGATCATCTCAGAAGATCACA AGCTGAAGATTCCAGAAAACGCCAACGTGTTCTATGCCATGAACTCTACCGCCAACTATGACTTTATCCTAAAGAAGCGGACCTTCACCAAGGGGGTTAAGGTCAAGCATGGAGCCAGCTCCACTCTCCCTCGTATGAAGCAGAAAGGACTCAAGATTGCCAAAGGCATCTTCTAA
- the Ralgds gene encoding ral guanine nucleotide dissociation stimulator isoform X10, translating to MVQRMWAETAGPVGGAEPLFPGSRRSRSVWDAVRLEVGVPDSCPVVLHSFTQLDPDLPRLESSTQEIGEELINGVIYSISLRKVQLHQGATKGQRWLGCENESALNLYETCKVRTVKAGTLEKLVEHLVPAFQGSDLSYVTIFLCTYRAFTTTQQVLDLLFKRYGRCDALTASSRYGCILPYSSEDGGPQDQLKNAISSILGTWLDQYSEDFCQPPDFPCLRQLVAYVQLNMPGSDLERRAHLLLAQLEDLEPSEAEPEALSPAPVLSLKPASQLEPAPALLLTSSPVAASAREPEPAPASEPDPVPEPPARASSPVAAPASEPEPAPAPPPEPEPSLAPAPELEPPLLQTLELEPAPVPAPALEPSWPLPGATENGLDVKPHLLLFPPDLVAEQFTLMDAELFKKVVPYHCLGSIWSQRDKKGKEHLAPTIRATVAQFNNVANCVITTCLGDQSMKAPDRARVVEHWIEVARECRVLKNFSSLYAILSALQSNAIHRLKKTWEEVSRDSFRVFQKLSEIFSDENNYSLSRELLIKEGTSKFATLEMNPRRAQRRQKETGVIQGTVPYLGTFLTDLVMLDTAMKDYLYGRLINFEKRRKEFEVIAQIKLLQSACNNYSIAPEEHFGAWFRAMERLSEAESYNLSCELEPPSESASNTLRSKKSTAIVKRWSDRQAPSTELSTSSSAHSKSCDQLRCGPYLGSGDITDALSVHSAGSSSSDVEEINMSFVPESPDGQEKKVGDCCIIRVSLDVDNGNMYKSILVTSQDKAPTVIRKAMDKHNLDEDEPEDYELVQIISEDHKLKIPENANVFYAMNSTANYDFILKKRTFTKGVKVKHGASSTLPRMKQKGLKIAKGIF from the exons AGCTCTACGCAGGAGATTGGGGAGGAGCTGATCAACGGGGTCATCTACTCCATCTCCCTGCGCAAGGTGCAGCTACACCAGGGAGCCACCAAGGGCCAGCGCTGGCTGGGG TGTGAGAATGAGTCGGCCCTGAACCTCTATGAGACCTGCAAAGTGCGCACAGTGAAGGCCGGCACTCTGGAGAAGCTGGTGGAGCACCTGGTGCCTGCCTTCCAGGGCAGTGACCTTTCCTACGTCACCATCTTCCTGTGCACCTACAGAGccttcaccaccacccagcaggtgCTAGACCTGCTCTTCAAGAG GTACGGTAGATGTGACGCCCTCACGGCCTCCTCTAGATATGGCTGCATCCTCCCGTACTCCAGTGAGGACGGTGGACCGCAGGACCAACTCAAAAA TGCCATCTCCTCCATCCTGGGCACCTGGCTGGACCAGTACTCGGAGGATTTCTGCCAGCCTCCGGACTTCCCCTGCCTCAGGCAGCTGGTGGCTTACGTGCAGCTCAACATGCCCGGCTCAGACCTCGAGCGCCGTGCCCACCTTCTTCTGGCCCAGCTGGAGGACCTGGAGCCCAGTGAGGCTGAGCCTGAGG ccctgtctccagctccagtgCTCTCTCTGAAACCAGCTTCGCAGCTAGAGCCAGCTCCAGCCCTGCTTCTGACATCCAGCCCCGTGGCGGCATCGGCCcgggagccagagccagcacCAGCCTCGGAGCCGGATCCGGTCCCAGAACCACCAGCACGGGCATCCAGCCCAGTGGCGGCACCAGCTTCTGAGCCGGAGCCAGCTCCAGCGCCACCTCCAGAGCCTGAGCCGTCCCTAGCACCGGCTCCGGAGCTGGAGCCGCCTCTCTTGCAGACTCTAGAGCTTGAGCCCGCTCCTGTGCCAGCTCCTGCACTAGAGCCGTCCTGGCCTCTGCCTGGAGCCACAGAGAATGGACTGGATGTGAAGCCTCACCTCCTGCTCTTCCCTCCAGACCTGGTGGCCGAGCAGTTTACACTGATGGACGCC GAACTATTCAAGAAAGTGGTGCCCTACCACTGCCTGGGCTCCATCTGGTCCCAGCGGGACAAGAAGGGCAAGGAGCACCTCGCGCCTACCATCCGTGCCACCGTCGCCCAGTTCAACAACGTGGCCAACTGTGTCATTACTACCTGCCTTGGGGACCAGAGCATGAAGGCCCCGGACAGGGCCCGGGTGGTGGAACACTGGATCGAGGTGGCCAGG GAGTGCAGAGTGCTCAagaatttctcctccctctacgcCATCCtctctgctctacagagcaaTGCCATCCACCGCCTAAAGAAGACCTGGGAAGAGGTCTCCAG GGACAGTTTTCGAGTGTTCCAGAAACTGTCGGAGATTTTCTCTGATGAGAACAACTACTCACTGAGCAGAGAGCTACTCATCAAG GAGGGGACCTCCAAGTTCGCCACACTGGAAATGAACCCTAGGAGAGCCCAGAGGCGGCAGAAGGAGACG GGTGTCATCCAGGGCACTGTCCCCTACCTGGGCACATTCCTCACTGACCTGGTGATGCTGGACACTGCCATGAAGGACTATCTGTAT GGAAGACTCATCAACTTcgaaaagagaaggaag GAGTTCGAAGTGATCGCCCAGATCAAGCTGCTGCAGTCCGCCTGCAACAATTACAGCATTGCTCCCGAGGAGCACTTTGGAGCCTGGTTCCGAGCCATGGAACGGCTCAGTGAGGCTGAGAG CTACAACCTCTCGTGTGAGCTGGAGCCCCCGTCCGAGTCAGCCAGCAACACCCTCAGGAGCAAGAAAAGCACGGCCATCGTCAAGCGCTGGAGCGA CCGCCAGGCTCCCAGCACGGAGCTCAGTACCAGTAGCAGTGCCCACTCCAAGTCCTGTGACCAGCTCCGGTGCGGCCCCTACCTCGGCAGCGGGGACATCACTGACGCCCTCAGTGTGCACTCAGCTGGTTCTTCTAGCTCTGACGTGGAAGAAATCAACATGAGCTTTGTCCCAGAGTCTCCTGATGGCCAGGAAAAGAAG GTGGGCGACTGCTGCATCATTCGGGTCAGCCTGGATGTGGACAACGGGAACATGTACAAGAGCATCCTG GTGACCAGCCAGGATAAGGCCCCGACCGTCATCCGAAAAGCCATGGACAAACACAACCTGGATGAGGACGAGCCAGAGGACTACGAGCTGGTACAGATCATCTCAGAAGATCACA AGCTGAAGATTCCAGAAAACGCCAACGTGTTCTATGCCATGAACTCTACCGCCAACTATGACTTTATCCTAAAGAAGCGGACCTTCACCAAGGGGGTTAAGGTCAAGCATGGAGCCAGCTCCACTCTCCCTCGTATGAAGCAGAAAGGACTCAAGATTGCCAAAGGCATCTTCTAA